In one window of Lytechinus pictus isolate F3 Inbred chromosome 19, Lp3.0, whole genome shotgun sequence DNA:
- the LOC129283202 gene encoding uncharacterized protein LOC129283202 isoform X1, whose amino-acid sequence MDEEVDIKTAPQQDSNKFDMLCDGVLNSIALVQATLAEFLSLKDELLIHALPPTLMARLIMVSGRIFRSTNDLETPVNELVRLVRVFSVSWEEKSAALKKLHNDYESKHKQLNIAVRRLQLLDSQAKRMAKEKRIMMWEKLFSKVTSCRGHGRRWKFLIDNFKQKSKLGMEHLQAYIESLDKEPDSDGEGGDKDESNEFDGRSQSSVNELQLLSSSDELDFTEESDEDDEVKGHESTARATVQTQRDELDSDIVTPASKRVTFIDPKKGLGGPEVIPETVIVEVPAPKPPSADKTVWTHEPEYDWFFNIKVFHPVGITGPDIKCSINFKKDFKKTEFYARPLSRGLSGRRSQVRSGRGMIGSKIGKNNQPSKSVTLKLPDERNIDDRWQNLVFPIGDSPLFNMEDELTKKDEEADQAKEGEKDKKKEPEEEDAEEDGGDDGKDPSRVQSGHSTVSSLGGEMPLKLGVHQGHLDELIAMGNIDLADLRGEDIPIFESAEETGETLPHTFPIYPIKPSRKLKASPEAPVGSLPIIFFYTRIHKPFTFEKESETASITEIVEDLTGVDLNKMKKEDLSINKEYDERCLSAMTIRSATPSEKPEMVPKAELDIVIEQHNQELTVLTEDFESRIRDLAAALEAVQTEQLNLLSGAPPGQGDESEERVMEMVATSRSPFRGWTPGKDSQLVVPQPPDKDRSSSKKKGKKTGSKLPEWGSDLPKDFLERLQMFNEESEKRRQELEKKTKNEVSSHIEKQLAGTYKLSLQDTQSPDATKDISLPAVFMPTRTGQLYNPRAHHYFHPSGSLGHLRLTQPPSIFQLPPLPAKHKMSVINLFDIRKSMNWAMTEDWTNRIPQTPAELLESTLHPGTPMTNNTEPRANIAATDDTRQ is encoded by the exons CACGAATGATCTTGAGACCCCAGTCAATGAGTTGGTTAGACTGGTCCGAGTTTTCTCTGTATCCTGGGAAGAGAAGAGTGCTGCTCTGAAAAAACTTCACAATGATTACGAGAGCAAACACAAGCAGCTCAATATTGCTGTGAGAAGACTGCAACTTCTTGATTCACAG GCTAAGAGAATGGCGAAGGAGAAACGCATTATGATGTGGGAGAAACTCTTCTCAAAGGTCACTAGTTGTAGAGGACATGGAAGAAGATGGAAATTCCTCATTGATAACTTCAAGCAGAAGTCTAAGTTGGG GATGGAACATCTGCAAGCATACATTGAGTCACTGGATAAAGAACCTGATTCTGACGGAGAAGGTGGTGATAAGGACGAAAGCAATGAATTTGATGGGCGGAGCCAGTCATCAGTGAATGAACTACAATTACTCAGCTCA TCTGATGAACTTGATTTCACCGAGGAGtctgatgaagatgatgaggtcaaaggtcacgagAGTACAGCTAGGGCGACCGTACAGACGCAGAGAGATGAATTAGATAGTGATATAGTCACTCCAGCGAGCAAG CGAGTGACCTTCATTGACCCTAAGAAAGGCTTAGGAGGTCCAGAGGTCATCCCAGAGACTGTCATTGTTGAGGTCCCTGCTCCAAAGCCCCCTTCAGCTGATAAGACTGTATGGACGCATGAACCGGAATATGACTGGTTCTTTAATATCAAG GTCTTCCATCCGGTTGGTATTACAGGACCAGACATCAAATGCAGTATTAACTTCAAGAAAGATTTCAAGAAGACTGAGTTTTATGCCAGACCCTTGTCTAGGG GTCTGAGTGGAAGACGTTCGCAGGTGCGATCCGGGCGAGGCATGATCGGATCCAAGATAGGAAAGAACAACCAACCGTCAAAGTCGGTCACTCTTAAGTTACCAGATGAGAGAAATATTGATGATAG GTGGCAGAACCTTGTCTTCCCTATTGGTGATAGTCCTCTCTTCAACATGGAAGATGAGCTCACAAAGAAAGATGAGGAAGCAGATCAAGcgaaagaaggagagaaagacaaaaagaaagag CCTGAGGAGGAAGATGCGGAGGAAGATGGAGGGGATGATGGGAAGGATCCGTCTAGGGTCCAGTCCGGTCATTCTACGGTATCATCACTAGGAGGAGAGATGCCTCTTAAACTAGGTGTCCACCAAGGGCACCTGGATGAACTCATCGCGATGGGGAACATAGACCTTGCTGACTTACGCGGAGAG GACATCCCTATATTTGAGAGTGCAGAAGAGACAGGCGAGACCCTCCCTCACACATTCCCTATCTATCCCATCAAGCCTAGCAGGAAGCTCAAAGCTAGCCCAGAGGCTCCGGTCGGATCTCTTCCTATCATTTTCTTCTACACCAGAATTCACAAGCCCTTCACGTTTGAGAAAGAATCAG AGACTGCTAGTATTACTGAGATTGTAGAAGATTTGACTGGAGTTGATCTCAACAAGATGAAGAAAGAAGATCTTAGTATCAACAAAGAATATGATGAAAGATGCCTCTCAGCCATGACTATTAGGTCAGCCACCCCTTCAGAAAAACCA GAAATGGTCCCCAAGGCTGAACTTGATATAGTCATTGAACAACATAATCAGGAGCTGACAGTCCTAACAGAAGACTTTGA ATCTCGGATTCGTGATTTGGCTGCAGCGCTTGAAGCAGTGCAGACTGAACAACTTAACTTACTGAGTGGAGCACCACCGGGTCAAGGAG ACGAGTCAGAAGAAAGAGTTATGGAGATGG TTGCTACTTCAAGATCACCCTTCAGAGGTTGGACACCTGGTAAGGACAGTCAGCTAGTGGTCCCTCAACCTCCGGACAAGGATCGGTCAAGCAGTAAGAAGAAGGGCAAGAAAACTGGGTCCAAGTTACCGGAATGGGGGAGTGACTTGCCTAAGGAT TTCTTGGAGCGTTTGCAGATGTTCAACGAGGAAAGCGAGAAGAGACGACAGGAGCTTGAGAAGAAAACCAAGAATGAAGTTAGCAGCCATATTGAGAAGCAGTTAGCTGGGACGTATAAACTTAGCTTACAAGACACACAGAGTCCCGATGCTACCAAAG ATATCAGCTTGCCAGCAGTCTTCATGCCTACTCGGACCGGTCAGCTATACAATCCAAGAGCTCATCATTACTTCCATCCGTCTGGTTCGCTCGGTCATCTCAGACTCACTCAACCGCCTTCAATCTTTCAACTGCCTCCGTTACCAGCAAAACAT aaaatgtcTGTGATCAACCTGTTTGACATCAGAAAGAGCATGAACTGGGCGATGACAGAGGATTGGACGAATCGCATCCCGCAAACTCCTGCAGAACTCCTAGAGAGTACCCTTCACCCTGGAACACCTATGACTAATAATACTGAACCTCGAGCAAACATCGCTGCCACCGATGATACAAGACAGTAG
- the LOC129283202 gene encoding uncharacterized protein LOC129283202 isoform X2, whose protein sequence is MDEEVDIKTAPQQDSNKFDMLCDGVLNSIALVQATLAEFLSLKDELLIHALPPTLMARLIMVSGRIFRSTNDLETPVNELVRLVRVFSVSWEEKSAALKKLHNDYESKHKQLNIAVRRLQLLDSQAKRMAKEKRIMMWEKLFSKVTSCRGHGRRWKFLIDNFKQKSKLGMEHLQAYIESLDKEPDSDGEGGDKDESNEFDGRSQSSVNELQLLSSSDELDFTEESDEDDEVKGHESTARATVQTQRDELDSDIVTPASKRVTFIDPKKGLGGPEVIPETVIVEVPAPKPPSADKTVWTHEPEYDWFFNIKVFHPVGITGPDIKCSINFKKDFKKTEFYARPLSRGLSGRRSQVRSGRGMIGSKIGKNNQPSKSVTLKLPDERNIDDRWQNLVFPIGDSPLFNMEDELTKKDEEADQAKEGEKDKKKEPEEEDAEEDGGDDGKDPSRVQSGHSTVSSLGGEMPLKLGVHQGHLDELIAMGNIDLADLRGEDIPIFESAEETGETLPHTFPIYPIKPSRKLKASPEAPVGSLPIIFFYTRIHKPFTFEKESETASITEIVEDLTGVDLNKMKKEDLSINKEYDERCLSAMTIRSATPSEKPEMVPKAELDIVIEQHNQELTVLTEDFESRIRDLAAALEAVQTEQLNLLSGAPPGQGVATSRSPFRGWTPGKDSQLVVPQPPDKDRSSSKKKGKKTGSKLPEWGSDLPKDFLERLQMFNEESEKRRQELEKKTKNEVSSHIEKQLAGTYKLSLQDTQSPDATKDISLPAVFMPTRTGQLYNPRAHHYFHPSGSLGHLRLTQPPSIFQLPPLPAKHKMSVINLFDIRKSMNWAMTEDWTNRIPQTPAELLESTLHPGTPMTNNTEPRANIAATDDTRQ, encoded by the exons CACGAATGATCTTGAGACCCCAGTCAATGAGTTGGTTAGACTGGTCCGAGTTTTCTCTGTATCCTGGGAAGAGAAGAGTGCTGCTCTGAAAAAACTTCACAATGATTACGAGAGCAAACACAAGCAGCTCAATATTGCTGTGAGAAGACTGCAACTTCTTGATTCACAG GCTAAGAGAATGGCGAAGGAGAAACGCATTATGATGTGGGAGAAACTCTTCTCAAAGGTCACTAGTTGTAGAGGACATGGAAGAAGATGGAAATTCCTCATTGATAACTTCAAGCAGAAGTCTAAGTTGGG GATGGAACATCTGCAAGCATACATTGAGTCACTGGATAAAGAACCTGATTCTGACGGAGAAGGTGGTGATAAGGACGAAAGCAATGAATTTGATGGGCGGAGCCAGTCATCAGTGAATGAACTACAATTACTCAGCTCA TCTGATGAACTTGATTTCACCGAGGAGtctgatgaagatgatgaggtcaaaggtcacgagAGTACAGCTAGGGCGACCGTACAGACGCAGAGAGATGAATTAGATAGTGATATAGTCACTCCAGCGAGCAAG CGAGTGACCTTCATTGACCCTAAGAAAGGCTTAGGAGGTCCAGAGGTCATCCCAGAGACTGTCATTGTTGAGGTCCCTGCTCCAAAGCCCCCTTCAGCTGATAAGACTGTATGGACGCATGAACCGGAATATGACTGGTTCTTTAATATCAAG GTCTTCCATCCGGTTGGTATTACAGGACCAGACATCAAATGCAGTATTAACTTCAAGAAAGATTTCAAGAAGACTGAGTTTTATGCCAGACCCTTGTCTAGGG GTCTGAGTGGAAGACGTTCGCAGGTGCGATCCGGGCGAGGCATGATCGGATCCAAGATAGGAAAGAACAACCAACCGTCAAAGTCGGTCACTCTTAAGTTACCAGATGAGAGAAATATTGATGATAG GTGGCAGAACCTTGTCTTCCCTATTGGTGATAGTCCTCTCTTCAACATGGAAGATGAGCTCACAAAGAAAGATGAGGAAGCAGATCAAGcgaaagaaggagagaaagacaaaaagaaagag CCTGAGGAGGAAGATGCGGAGGAAGATGGAGGGGATGATGGGAAGGATCCGTCTAGGGTCCAGTCCGGTCATTCTACGGTATCATCACTAGGAGGAGAGATGCCTCTTAAACTAGGTGTCCACCAAGGGCACCTGGATGAACTCATCGCGATGGGGAACATAGACCTTGCTGACTTACGCGGAGAG GACATCCCTATATTTGAGAGTGCAGAAGAGACAGGCGAGACCCTCCCTCACACATTCCCTATCTATCCCATCAAGCCTAGCAGGAAGCTCAAAGCTAGCCCAGAGGCTCCGGTCGGATCTCTTCCTATCATTTTCTTCTACACCAGAATTCACAAGCCCTTCACGTTTGAGAAAGAATCAG AGACTGCTAGTATTACTGAGATTGTAGAAGATTTGACTGGAGTTGATCTCAACAAGATGAAGAAAGAAGATCTTAGTATCAACAAAGAATATGATGAAAGATGCCTCTCAGCCATGACTATTAGGTCAGCCACCCCTTCAGAAAAACCA GAAATGGTCCCCAAGGCTGAACTTGATATAGTCATTGAACAACATAATCAGGAGCTGACAGTCCTAACAGAAGACTTTGA ATCTCGGATTCGTGATTTGGCTGCAGCGCTTGAAGCAGTGCAGACTGAACAACTTAACTTACTGAGTGGAGCACCACCGGGTCAAGGAG TTGCTACTTCAAGATCACCCTTCAGAGGTTGGACACCTGGTAAGGACAGTCAGCTAGTGGTCCCTCAACCTCCGGACAAGGATCGGTCAAGCAGTAAGAAGAAGGGCAAGAAAACTGGGTCCAAGTTACCGGAATGGGGGAGTGACTTGCCTAAGGAT TTCTTGGAGCGTTTGCAGATGTTCAACGAGGAAAGCGAGAAGAGACGACAGGAGCTTGAGAAGAAAACCAAGAATGAAGTTAGCAGCCATATTGAGAAGCAGTTAGCTGGGACGTATAAACTTAGCTTACAAGACACACAGAGTCCCGATGCTACCAAAG ATATCAGCTTGCCAGCAGTCTTCATGCCTACTCGGACCGGTCAGCTATACAATCCAAGAGCTCATCATTACTTCCATCCGTCTGGTTCGCTCGGTCATCTCAGACTCACTCAACCGCCTTCAATCTTTCAACTGCCTCCGTTACCAGCAAAACAT aaaatgtcTGTGATCAACCTGTTTGACATCAGAAAGAGCATGAACTGGGCGATGACAGAGGATTGGACGAATCGCATCCCGCAAACTCCTGCAGAACTCCTAGAGAGTACCCTTCACCCTGGAACACCTATGACTAATAATACTGAACCTCGAGCAAACATCGCTGCCACCGATGATACAAGACAGTAG